The nucleotide window TGGAGTGAATGTGAAAACGGATGTTGAGTATGGGTTAACATTGAAAAAAAGTGCACCGTTGGAGGAGTCACATGCAGGCAACATGTGGACGGAGAGGCACTAATCGCACGGTCCGTTTTTCATACACAACTCGGACCGTCCGAGAAAGCACACCAAATACGTAGGGTCCGATTTCTACCTCTCTTGACACCACACACAGGTAAAACTCCACTCTCCTCCATAACCGGGTCTAACTCAAATTTGTCCTCcatatagaaattaaaaagcgTTAGACAGGTAGAAatttaacattattttatttaatttaaattcataatttgatgcttataatatttatttataattNtttaattattttaataataataaaaagtataaaataaaataactttaaattatttttttattttcaaatatttatgaTGTATTAATTCTTTCTGGCTAAGAAgacaaataagtaaataaaaaataattatgtaaatattACTATTTCTTTTATCCTTGTTGTTTTCCAAAATTTGCTAAGCATTACACGTTTTAGAGGAGGGATGGTGATCCGAGGAGAGCTCGGGGACATTGGAAGTGATGCATTTTTGAGATGGTTCTTTCGAAGAAGATacatatgattttgaaaatattttttctttccaGAGCTGAAGCTTTAGAGAAGATGAGTTTCTTCAGTACCATTTTTGGGTTTTTCGGTTTCGGAATTGGAATTTCATTTGGCCTCGTCGCCGGCTATTTTCTCTTCATTTACTCTGAATCCGCCGATGTTAAGGTATGCATGTATATTCCTTTCGCCTTTGACCTTCTTTATCATCAAGTTCTTACATTACATACACATACAAATACGCAGCCATAGGTGTATGAGTAGTTATACTGACACTATTTGAAATAACACAGGATCCTGAGATCCAACCACTAGCGAATCAAGACTCAGAAACTCTCCAACGAATAATTCCTGAGATTCCActttggattaaaaatccagaCTTCGATCGGGTACGTAATGTATTATATGCATTATTATctgctctatatatatatatttggacAAATTAAACGCAACattgtttattatattatttgtttcAATCTTTGCCTTCAAGGTTGACTGGCTTAACAGGCTTATCGAATACATGTGGCCCTATCTTGACAAGGTAAGGTATAGATATAGTCTATTCcttaattaattgataaattATTAATGGACTCTACTAGGTAACTAATATCCAACCAGTTAACTATTTATCAATTTGTTGTTAATTAgaaagtttgattttttaaattatttattagtaattatttaaattttatttttaaaatataaaattaataattcttaattaTAGTTGTTTAAAGTTGGCTGGCGAAGAGTTATTTACCCATAGTTTCCATTATTAATTGGTGTACTTTACTTACTGCATGCATGTAATCAACTAACTGTTGTTTACTTAGGCAATATGCAAGACCGCAGAGGGCATTGTGAAACCCATGATTGCAGAGCAGATTCCCAACTATAAAATTGATTCTGTAGAGTTTGAAGTGCTCACTCTCGGCAGCCTGCCCCCTACTTTTCAAGGTTTTCTTAGTTTGTACAATTAACAAGGTACCAATCTAACTAAGCGGTACGTACTAATTAATTCGTTGATCTCCTCAGGGATGAAAGTTTATATAACTGATGAGAAGGAGTTAATTATGGAACCAAGTATCAAATGGGCTGGAAATCCTAATGTCACCGTCGCAGTTAAGGCATTTGGCTTGAAACCAACCATTCAAGTGGTGGATTTGCAAGTTTTTCTTGCACCTCGTGTCACTTTGAAACCTTTGGTTCCAAGCTTTCCTTGTTTTGCCAACATCTTTGTGTCTCTCATGGAAAAGGTTTGTAGTGGTGTTTGTAAAGCTTTGGGGCATAGTTTACTATATCGCTTTTCAATTGTTTCATGATAAACTCTCTACTTTGGCATCCTTTATGTTGCAGCCACATGTTGACTTCGGACTAAAGCTTGTAGGGATTGATCTTATGTCTATTCCTGGTCTCTACAGGTTTGTTCAGGTAATATGTCTGaccacatttttatttttctaattcttAAAAGTTGAGATGCATTCGTCATCGACTTGGAGTGGTAATCATGGAATCTATTTATGGTAGAGCAAATGTTGCTCTTCCTAAATCAATTTATGAATTGAACTGTTTTAATATTACTACTAGTACAGTTTGTTTAAAGTATGTATGgcttttatcttattatttccAGGAGCTTATCAAAGATCAGGTTGCGAATATGTATTTATGGCCCAAAACCCTCGACGTTCAAATCATGGATCCGGCAAAGTACATACATTacttttgcatttttattttatgtattctaaaaaaaatagaaaagaaaaagaaaaatcacttatgtatttttaatctGAAATGTTAGAGCAATGAGGAGGGCTATTGGAATTTTAGTTGTAAAAGTAGTGAGAGCAATGAAGCTAAAGAAGAAAGATCTTCTTGGTGCATCTGACCCTTATGTGAAGATAAAGCTTTCTGGGGACAATATGCCAGCGAAAAAGACAACGGTGAAGCACAAGAACTTGAACCCAGAATGGAATGAAGAATTTAATTTGCTAGTGAAGGATCCAGAAACACAGACACTAGAGTTTGAAGTGTATGACTGGGAGCAGGTCGGGAGGCATGATTTTATGGGTACGAATGTGGTGGCTCTGAAAGAGTTGAAAGAGGAAGAAACAAAGGTTGTAACACTGGATCTGCTGAAGAACATGGATTCGAATGATGCGGCAAATGACAAGTCCCGAGGTCAGATAGTTATGGAATTAACATATAAGGCTTTCAAGGAGGAAGAGATGGGGAAAGGGTTTGAAGAGAcagagatgatgatgatggataAAGCTCCAGAAGGGACTCCTCCAGGTGGAGGATTGCTTGTAGTTGTAGTCCATGAGGCACAAGACGTGGAAGGAAAGTACCACACGAATCCACAAGTACGCCTCATTTTCAGGGGAGAGGAGAGGAAAACCAAACACGTGAAGAAGAACAGAGACCCACGGTGGGAAGAGGAGTTCCAGTTTGTGGTGGAGGAGCCTCCCACTAACGACAAATTACATGTGGAGGTTGTTAGCACTTCTTCCCGTAATTTGCTTCGTCAGAAGGAGTCTCTCGGTTACGCTGACATCTCTCTTGCTGATGTTGTTACTAACAAGAGAATCAATGAGAGATATCATCTCATAGATTCCAAGAATGGTCGCCTTCAGATTGAGCTCATGTGGAGACCTTCTCAGCCCGCCACTTGATCACCACCACCACATCCTTATATACCTTTTAACAAAGTTTATTTAGGTGCATATCATTTTCATTCGTATACCTACCTCTTttgaattttaacaaaattttgaaaCCAATCAAGTCTTTTGGATATAATATAGACCAAGTTAATCAACCATTTTTGGCATCTAGCTGAATTTATTTCTTCATACTTTCATAGATAAATCGCTATTCATGAATCATGAGTAACTTTcacaattcaatataaaaatctttaaatatgtttaagaaccaaaaaaaaaatccaaaactaTGGTTGAAATAATtagataatattaaatataataaatacataattataaatattttataaataaaattaaaaatagtaaattaaataagttaattttaaattattgtttttctaaCATTATCAAACCGTATTAAAGTAACATTACTTTTATAATTACACAACTAGAAAA belongs to Arachis duranensis cultivar V14167 chromosome 8, aradu.V14167.gnm2.J7QH, whole genome shotgun sequence and includes:
- the LOC107460285 gene encoding synaptotagmin-2-like, with amino-acid sequence MVLSKKIHMILKIFFLSRAEALEKMSFFSTIFGFFGFGIGISFGLVAGYFLFIYSESADVKDPEIQPLANQDSETLQRIIPEIPLWIKNPDFDRVDWLNRLIEYMWPYLDKAICKTAEGIVKPMIAEQIPNYKIDSVEFEVLTLGSLPPTFQGMKVYITDEKELIMEPSIKWAGNPNVTVAVKAFGLKPTIQVVDLQVFLAPRVTLKPLVPSFPCFANIFVSLMEKPHVDFGLKLVGIDLMSIPGLYRFVQELIKDQVANMYLWPKTLDVQIMDPAKAMRRAIGILVVKVVRAMKLKKKDLLGASDPYVKIKLSGDNMPAKKTTVKHKNLNPEWNEEFNLLVKDPETQTLEFEVYDWEQVGRHDFMGTNVVALKELKEEETKVVTLDLLKNMDSNDAANDKSRGQIVMELTYKAFKEEEMGKGFEETEMMMMDKAPEGTPPGGGLLVVVVHEAQDVEGKYHTNPQVRLIFRGEERKTKHVKKNRDPRWEEEFQFVVEEPPTNDKLHVEVVSTSSRNLLRQKESLGYADISLADVVTNKRINERYHLIDSKNGRLQIELMWRPSQPAT